A DNA window from Synchiropus splendidus isolate RoL2022-P1 chromosome 2, RoL_Sspl_1.0, whole genome shotgun sequence contains the following coding sequences:
- the LOC128753932 gene encoding slit homolog 2 protein-like isoform X16, which yields MVGAPSPAGPGRSPASTTLLLVLVVILVLSGGAASQPCPAQCSCIGTTVDCHGQGLRSVPRNIPRNAERLDLNANNLTKITKADFAGLKNLRVLQLMENKITTIERGAFQDLKELERLRLNRNNLAVFPELLFLGTTKLYRLDLSENQIQGVPRKAFRGAVEIKNLQLDYNHISCIEDGAFRALRDLEVLTLNNNNITRLSVASFNHMPKLRTFRLHSNNLQCDCHVAWLSEWLRQRPRLGLYTQCMSPPHLRGHNVAEVQKKEFVCSGHQSSSYSSCSVLQCPESCTCSNNIVDCRGKGLTEIPTNLPETITEIRLEQNAIKVIPAGAFSPYKKLRRIDLSNNQISELASDAFQGLRSLNSLVLYGNKITEISKGLLEGLFSLQLLLLNANKIACLRVDAFQDLHNLNLLSLYDNKLQTIAKGTFSSLRAIQTLHLAQNPFICDCHLKWLADYLQDNPIETSGARCTSPRRLANKRIGQIKSKKFRCSAREQYFIPGVHHVGCTEDYRSKLGGDCFADLACPEKCRCEGTTVDCSNQKLTKIPDHIPQYTAELRLNNNEFTVLEATGIFKKLPQLRKINLSNNRITDIEEGTFEGASGVNELILTSNRLENIHHRMLKGLSGLRTLMLRSNRISCVSNSSFVGLSSVRLLSLYDNQITSMNPGAFDTLHSLSTLNLLANPFNCNCHLTWLGDWLRRKRIVTGNPRCQSPYFLKEIPIQDVAVQDFACEEGEMEECGMQIEEKLTMSSPGNDENSCSPVLRCPAECSCLDTVVRCSNKGLTTLPKGLPKETTELYLDGNHFTQVPVELSNYKHLTLIDLSNNQISTLSNHSLSNMSELLTLILSYNRLRCIPVRAFDGLKSLRLLSLHGNDISLIPEGAFKDLASLSHLALGANPLYCDCHMQWLSDWVKSGYKEPGIARCAGPGDMTDKLLLTTPSKKFTCTGPVELSVQAKCEPCLSNPCQNDGTCSNDPVNYYRCNCPFGFKGQNCEEPIHACISNPCLNGGTCHLKEGDGGNFWCVCPEGFEGDTCEVNIDDCEDNDCENNSTCVDGINNYTCMCSPEYTGELCEEKLDFCAPELNPCQHDSKCILINKGYKCECTPGYVGEHCELDFDDCKDNKCQNGGHCIDAVDGYTCVCPQGYSGLFCEFSPPMVLPRTSPCDNHDCLNGAQCVVMGADPRCQCLHGYEGERCETLVSVNFVDRESYLQLPSNLISPQTNISLQIATDEDSGVLLYKGDNDHIAMELFRGRLRVSYDTGAYPPSAIYSVETVNDGTFHAVELVASDDTLSLSIDGGLPKSIHSISKQSTLNIDSPLYLGGMPERTSASGGLSALQHSSSGRNGTSFHGCLRNLYINGKLQDLGAGSGPAGSEKAQSTGRSWLGQGVEPGCQPCQRGACEQGDCHPTGHRGFTCTCHPGWTGTLCDEQVNNPCDGNKCVHGTCFAINSYSYSCRCQPGFAGVLCDAQNQESSAACSLLYCKHGKCRVSGLGKAYCECNSGYTGEACDKEVACRGERVRDYYQSQQGYAACQTQEKVSRLECRGSCTGGADGLATCCTPLRSKRRKYTFQCTDGSSFVQEVEKVVKCGCTKCSS from the exons TGATCTCAGCGAGAATCAGATCCAGGGGGTTCCACGGAAAGCCTTCAGGGGAGCGGTGGAGATTAAGAACCT GCAGTTGGACTACAACCACATCAGCTGTATCGAGGATGGAGCCTTCCGAGCGCTGCGTGACCTGGAAGTTCT CacactcaacaacaacaacatcacccGACTGTCAGTGGCCAGTTTCAACCACATGCCAAAGCTCAGAACCTT TCGCTTGCACTCCAACAACTTACAGTGCGATTGCCATGTGGCCTGGTTATCAGAGTGGCTGCGTCAGCGCCCCCGTCTGGGACTCTACACACAGTGcatgtctccaccacatctgagGGGCCACAACGTAGCGGAAGTGCAGAAGAAGGAGTTTGTCTGCAGTG GTCACCAGTCGTCATCATATTCCTCCTGCAGTGTGTTACAGTGCCCTGAGTCCTGCACTTGCAGTAATAACATTGTGGACTGCAGAGGAAAAGGCCTGACAGAAATACCAACCAATCTGCCGGAAACTATTACAGAGAT ACGACTGGAGCAGAACGCCATCAAGGTCATCCCAGCTGGGGCCTTTTCTCCTTATAAGAAGCTCCGCAGAAT AGACTTGAGCAACAACCAGATATCGGAGTTGGCCTCAGACGCCTTCCAGGGTCTGCGCTCCCTCAACTCACT TGTCCTTTATGGAAATAAAATCACAGAGATTTCAAAGGGACTTTTGGAGgggctcttctctctgcagcTACT GTTACTGAATGCTAATAAGATAGCGTGTCTGCGTGTGGATGCTTTTCAAGACCTCCACAACCTCAATCTGCTCTCACTGTACGACAACAAGCTGCAGACCATCGCCAAGGGAACGTTCTCTTCGCTCAGAGCCATCCAAACACT TCATTTAGCTCAGAACCCCTTCATCTGTGACTGCCATCTGAAGTGGTTGGCTGACTACCTGCAAGACAATCCCATTGAGACCAGCGGCGCCCGCTGCACCAGCCCGCGCCGGCTTGCCAATAAACGAATTGGACAAATCAAGAGCAAGAAGTTCCGCTgctcag CTAGAGAACAATATTTCATTCCAG gagTACACCATGTTGGCT GTACGGAGGATTACCGCAGTAAGCTGGGAGGGGACTGCTTCGCTGACCTGGCTTGCCCTGAGAAGTGTCGCTGCGAGGGCACCACAGTGGACTGCTCCAACCAGAAACTCACAAAAATACCAGATCACATCCCACAGTACACTGCTGAACT GCGTCTCAACAACAATGAATTCACTGTGCTGGAGGCGACAGGGATCTTCAAAAAGCTGCCACAGCTGAGGAAGAT caACTTGAGTAACAACCGCATCACTGACATAGAGGAAGGGACGTTTGAAGGAGCTTCGGGGGTCAACGAGTTGATTCTGACATCCAACAGATTGGAAAACATACACCACCGCATGCTGAAGGGCCTCAGCGGACTCCGTACTCT CATGCTGAGAAGCAACCGCATCAGCTGCGTGAGCAACAGCAGCTTTGTGGGTTTGAGCTCGGTGCGTCTCCTGTCGCTTTACGATAACCAGATCACCTCCATGAACCCAGGAGCCTTCGACACGCTGCACTCTCTCTCCACACT AAACCTTCTGGCCAATCCCTTCAACTGCAACTGTCACCTGACCTGGCTCGGTGACTGGCTGAGGAGGAAGCGCATTGTCACCGGCAACCCTCGCTGCCAAAGCCCTTACTTTCTGAAGGAGATCCCCATACAGGATGTGGCAGTCCAGGACTTCGCCTGTGAAGAAGGTGAGATGGAAGAGTGTGGGATGCAGATCGAGGAGAAGCTGACTATGTCCTCACCAGGTAACGATGAGAACAGCTGCTCTCCGGTGTTGAGGTGTCCGGCGGAGTGCTCCTGTCTGGACACTGTGGTGCGCTGCAGCAACAAGGGCCTTACCACGCTGCCCAAAGGTCTGCCCAAGGAGACCACTGAACT GTATCTGGACGGTAACCACTTCACCCAGGTTCCAGTGGAGCTCTCCAATTACAAACACCTGACGCTCAT TGATTTGAGTAACAACCAGATCAGCACGTTGTCCAACCACAGCCTCAGTAACATGTCCGAGCTGCTTACCCT AATCCTGAGTTACAACCGCCTGCGGTGCATACCAGTGCGGGCGTTTGATGGACTCAAGTCTCTTCGCTTATT GTCTCTCCATGGTAACGACATATCGCTGATACCAGAAGGAGCCTTCAAAGACCTGGCATCTCTTTCCCACCT GGCTCTGGGCGCCAACCCTCTGTACTGCGACTGCCACATGCAGTGGCTGTCAGACTGGGTGAAGAGTGGCTACAAGGAACCAGGCATCGCCCGCTGCGCTGGGCCTGGAGATATGACAGATAAACTGCTGCTCACCACACCGTCCAAGAAGTTCACCTGCACAG GTCCAGTGGAGTTAAGTGTCCAGGCTAAATGTGAGCCCTGTCTGTCCAATCCATGCCAAAATGATGGCACTTGCTCCAATGACCCGGTCAACTACTACCGCTGCAACTGCCCCTTTGGCTTTAAG GGTCAAAACTGCGAAGAGCCAATTCACGCCTGCATCAGCAATCCTTGCCTGAATGGAGGGACCTGCCATCTGAAGGAAGGAGATGGGGGCAACTTCTG gtgtgtgtgtccagaagGCTTTGAGGGCGACACGTGTGAGGTCAACATTGATGACTGCGAGGACAACGACTGTGAGAATAACTCCACCTGCGTGGACGGGATCAACAACTACACGTGCATGTGCTCACCTGAGTACACAG GTGAGCTTTGCGAAGAAAAGCTGGACTTCTGCGCACCAGAGTTGAACCCGTGCCAACATGACTCCAAGTGCATTCTCATCAATAAAGGATACAA GTGTGAGTGCACTCCAGGTTATGTAGGTGAGCACTGTGAGTTGGACTTCGACGACTGTAAAGATAACAAATGTCAAAATGGAGGCCATTGCATTGACGCGGTCGACGGGTACACGTGCGTCTGTCCGCAGGGGTACAG TGGGTTGTTCTGCGAGTTTTCCCCCCCGATGGTCCTTCCTCGCACCAGTCCATGCGACAACCACGACTGCCTCAACGGGGCGCAGTGCGTAGTCATGGGAGCGGACCCCCGCTGTCAGTGTCTTCATGGCTATGAGGGAGAACGCTGCGAGACGCTGGTCAGTGTCAACTTTGTCGACCGAGAGTCGTACCTGCAACTCCCGTCCAACCTGATCTCACCGCAGACCAACATCAGCCTGCAG ATTGCTACAGATGAGGACAGTGGGGTGTTGCTGTACAAAGGGGATAATGATCACATTGCCATGGAGCTGTTCAGAGGACGGCTGCGGGTCAGCTACGATACCGGCGCCTACCCTCCGTCAGCCATTTACAG CGTGGAGACGGTGAATGATGGGACTTTCCACGCCGTCGAGCTGGTGGCGTCCGATGACACTCTGTCTCTGTCCATCGACGGGGGGCTGCCAAAATCCATCCACTCCATCAGTAAACAGTCCACACTCAACATCGACTCGCCGCTTTATCTGGGAG GGATGCCTGAACGGACCTCAGCCTCGGGCGGCCTGTCAGCTCTGCAGCACAGCTCCAGTGGACGCAATGGCACCAGCTTCCACGGCTGCCTGCGTAATCTATACATCAACGGGAAGCTCCAGGACCTCGGAGCGGGATCTGGACCTGCAGGCTCGGAGAAGGCGCAGAGCACTGGCAGAAGCTGGCTGGGTCAGGGGGTGGAGCCGGGCTGCCAGCCGTGTCAAAGAGGAGCATGTGAGCAAGGAGACTGCCACCCCACTGGCCATCGGGGATTCACATGCACCTGCCACCCGGGTTGGACTGGAACGTTGTGTGATGAACAAGTCAACAATCCATGCGATGGCAACAA GTGTGTCCACGGGACCTGCTTCGCCATCAACTCCTACTCTTACTCCTGCCGCTGCCAGCCAGGCTTTGCCGGCGTCCTCTGTGACGCGCAGAATCAGGAGTCCTCCGCCGCCTGCAGCCTACTCTACTGCAAACACGGCAAATGTCGAGTGTCAGGGTTGGGCAAGGCGTACTGCGAATGTAACAGCGGCTACACAGGAGAGGCATGTGACAAAG AGGTGGCCTGTCGAGGTGAACGGGTCCGAGATTACTACCAGAGCCAGCAAGGCTACGCGGCGTGCCAAACCCAGGAGAAGGTCTCCCGTCTAGAGTGTCGGGGCAGCTGCACTGGGGGTGCAGACGGACTGGCGACCTGCTGCACCCCCCTACGCAGCAAACGCAGGAAATACACCTTCCAGTGCACCGACGGTTCCTCCTTTGTCCAGGAAGTGGAGAAAGTCGTCAAGTGTGGCTGTACAAAGTGTTCCTCGTAA
- the LOC128753932 gene encoding slit homolog 2 protein-like isoform X2, translating to MVGAPSPAGPGRSPASTTLLLVLVVILVLSGGAASQPCPAQCSCIGTTVDCHGQGLRSVPRNIPRNAERLDLNANNLTKITKADFAGLKNLRVLQLMENKITTIERGAFQDLKELERLRLNRNNLAVFPELLFLGTTKLYRLDLSENQIQGVPRKAFRGAVEIKNLQLDYNHISCIEDGAFRALRDLEVLTLNNNNITRLSVASFNHMPKLRTFRLHSNNLQCDCHVAWLSEWLRQRPRLGLYTQCMSPPHLRGHNVAEVQKKEFVCSGHQSSSYSSCSVLQCPESCTCSNNIVDCRGKGLTEIPTNLPETITEIRLEQNAIKVIPAGAFSPYKKLRRIDLSNNQISELASDAFQGLRSLNSLVLYGNKITEISKGLLEGLFSLQLLLLNANKIACLRVDAFQDLHNLNLLSLYDNKLQTIAKGTFSSLRAIQTLHLAQNPFICDCHLKWLADYLQDNPIETSGARCTSPRRLANKRIGQIKSKKFRCSAREQYFIPGVHHVGCTEDYRSKLGGDCFADLACPEKCRCEGTTVDCSNQKLTKIPDHIPQYTAELRLNNNEFTVLEATGIFKKLPQLRKINLSNNRITDIEEGTFEGASGVNELILTSNRLENIHHRMLKGLSGLRTLMLRSNRISCVSNSSFVGLSSVRLLSLYDNQITSMNPGAFDTLHSLSTLNLLANPFNCNCHLTWLGDWLRRKRIVTGNPRCQSPYFLKEIPIQDVAVQDFACEEGEMEECGMQIEEKLTMSSPGNDENSCSPVLRCPAECSCLDTVVRCSNKGLTTLPKGLPKETTELYLDGNHFTQVPVELSNYKHLTLIDLSNNQISTLSNHSLSNMSELLTLILSYNRLRCIPVRAFDGLKSLRLLSLHGNDISLIPEGAFKDLASLSHLALGANPLYCDCHMQWLSDWVKSGYKEPGIARCAGPGDMTDKLLLTTPSKKFTCTEVPGPCGFLVAGPVELSVQAKCEPCLSNPCQNDGTCSNDPVNYYRCNCPFGFKGQNCEEPIHACISNPCLNGGTCHLKEGDGGNFWCVCPEGFEGDTCEVNIDDCEDNDCENNSTCVDGINNYTCMCSPEYTAATNEVERGELCEEKLDFCAPELNPCQHDSKCILINKGYKCECTPGYVGEHCELDFDDCKDNKCQNGGHCIDAVDGYTCVCPQGYSGLFCEFSPPMVLPRTSPCDNHDCLNGAQCVVMGADPRCQCLHGYEGERCETLVSVNFVDRESYLQLPSNLISPQTNISLQIATDEDSGVLLYKGDNDHIAMELFRGRLRVSYDTGAYPPSAIYSVETVNDGTFHAVELVASDDTLSLSIDGGLPKSIHSISKQSTLNIDSPLYLGGMPERTSASGGLSALQHSSSGRNGTSFHGCLRNLYINGKLQDLGAGSGPAGSEKAQSTGRSWLGQGVEPGCQPCQRGACEQGDCHPTGHRGFTCTCHPGWTGTLCDEQVNNPCDGNKCVHGTCFAINSYSYSCRCQPGFAGVLCDAQNQESSAACSLLYCKHGKCRVSGLGKAYCECNSGYTGEACDKEVACRGERVRDYYQSQQGYAACQTQEKVSRLECRGSCTGGADGLATCCTPLRSKRRKYTFQCTDGSSFVQEVEKVVKCGCTKCSS from the exons TGATCTCAGCGAGAATCAGATCCAGGGGGTTCCACGGAAAGCCTTCAGGGGAGCGGTGGAGATTAAGAACCT GCAGTTGGACTACAACCACATCAGCTGTATCGAGGATGGAGCCTTCCGAGCGCTGCGTGACCTGGAAGTTCT CacactcaacaacaacaacatcacccGACTGTCAGTGGCCAGTTTCAACCACATGCCAAAGCTCAGAACCTT TCGCTTGCACTCCAACAACTTACAGTGCGATTGCCATGTGGCCTGGTTATCAGAGTGGCTGCGTCAGCGCCCCCGTCTGGGACTCTACACACAGTGcatgtctccaccacatctgagGGGCCACAACGTAGCGGAAGTGCAGAAGAAGGAGTTTGTCTGCAGTG GTCACCAGTCGTCATCATATTCCTCCTGCAGTGTGTTACAGTGCCCTGAGTCCTGCACTTGCAGTAATAACATTGTGGACTGCAGAGGAAAAGGCCTGACAGAAATACCAACCAATCTGCCGGAAACTATTACAGAGAT ACGACTGGAGCAGAACGCCATCAAGGTCATCCCAGCTGGGGCCTTTTCTCCTTATAAGAAGCTCCGCAGAAT AGACTTGAGCAACAACCAGATATCGGAGTTGGCCTCAGACGCCTTCCAGGGTCTGCGCTCCCTCAACTCACT TGTCCTTTATGGAAATAAAATCACAGAGATTTCAAAGGGACTTTTGGAGgggctcttctctctgcagcTACT GTTACTGAATGCTAATAAGATAGCGTGTCTGCGTGTGGATGCTTTTCAAGACCTCCACAACCTCAATCTGCTCTCACTGTACGACAACAAGCTGCAGACCATCGCCAAGGGAACGTTCTCTTCGCTCAGAGCCATCCAAACACT TCATTTAGCTCAGAACCCCTTCATCTGTGACTGCCATCTGAAGTGGTTGGCTGACTACCTGCAAGACAATCCCATTGAGACCAGCGGCGCCCGCTGCACCAGCCCGCGCCGGCTTGCCAATAAACGAATTGGACAAATCAAGAGCAAGAAGTTCCGCTgctcag CTAGAGAACAATATTTCATTCCAG gagTACACCATGTTGGCT GTACGGAGGATTACCGCAGTAAGCTGGGAGGGGACTGCTTCGCTGACCTGGCTTGCCCTGAGAAGTGTCGCTGCGAGGGCACCACAGTGGACTGCTCCAACCAGAAACTCACAAAAATACCAGATCACATCCCACAGTACACTGCTGAACT GCGTCTCAACAACAATGAATTCACTGTGCTGGAGGCGACAGGGATCTTCAAAAAGCTGCCACAGCTGAGGAAGAT caACTTGAGTAACAACCGCATCACTGACATAGAGGAAGGGACGTTTGAAGGAGCTTCGGGGGTCAACGAGTTGATTCTGACATCCAACAGATTGGAAAACATACACCACCGCATGCTGAAGGGCCTCAGCGGACTCCGTACTCT CATGCTGAGAAGCAACCGCATCAGCTGCGTGAGCAACAGCAGCTTTGTGGGTTTGAGCTCGGTGCGTCTCCTGTCGCTTTACGATAACCAGATCACCTCCATGAACCCAGGAGCCTTCGACACGCTGCACTCTCTCTCCACACT AAACCTTCTGGCCAATCCCTTCAACTGCAACTGTCACCTGACCTGGCTCGGTGACTGGCTGAGGAGGAAGCGCATTGTCACCGGCAACCCTCGCTGCCAAAGCCCTTACTTTCTGAAGGAGATCCCCATACAGGATGTGGCAGTCCAGGACTTCGCCTGTGAAGAAGGTGAGATGGAAGAGTGTGGGATGCAGATCGAGGAGAAGCTGACTATGTCCTCACCAGGTAACGATGAGAACAGCTGCTCTCCGGTGTTGAGGTGTCCGGCGGAGTGCTCCTGTCTGGACACTGTGGTGCGCTGCAGCAACAAGGGCCTTACCACGCTGCCCAAAGGTCTGCCCAAGGAGACCACTGAACT GTATCTGGACGGTAACCACTTCACCCAGGTTCCAGTGGAGCTCTCCAATTACAAACACCTGACGCTCAT TGATTTGAGTAACAACCAGATCAGCACGTTGTCCAACCACAGCCTCAGTAACATGTCCGAGCTGCTTACCCT AATCCTGAGTTACAACCGCCTGCGGTGCATACCAGTGCGGGCGTTTGATGGACTCAAGTCTCTTCGCTTATT GTCTCTCCATGGTAACGACATATCGCTGATACCAGAAGGAGCCTTCAAAGACCTGGCATCTCTTTCCCACCT GGCTCTGGGCGCCAACCCTCTGTACTGCGACTGCCACATGCAGTGGCTGTCAGACTGGGTGAAGAGTGGCTACAAGGAACCAGGCATCGCCCGCTGCGCTGGGCCTGGAGATATGACAGATAAACTGCTGCTCACCACACCGTCCAAGAAGTTCACCTGCACAG AGGTTCCTGGGCCGTGTGGTTTTCTGGTAGCAG GTCCAGTGGAGTTAAGTGTCCAGGCTAAATGTGAGCCCTGTCTGTCCAATCCATGCCAAAATGATGGCACTTGCTCCAATGACCCGGTCAACTACTACCGCTGCAACTGCCCCTTTGGCTTTAAG GGTCAAAACTGCGAAGAGCCAATTCACGCCTGCATCAGCAATCCTTGCCTGAATGGAGGGACCTGCCATCTGAAGGAAGGAGATGGGGGCAACTTCTG gtgtgtgtgtccagaagGCTTTGAGGGCGACACGTGTGAGGTCAACATTGATGACTGCGAGGACAACGACTGTGAGAATAACTCCACCTGCGTGGACGGGATCAACAACTACACGTGCATGTGCTCACCTGAGTACACAG CTGCTACCAATGAGGTGGAGAGAG GTGAGCTTTGCGAAGAAAAGCTGGACTTCTGCGCACCAGAGTTGAACCCGTGCCAACATGACTCCAAGTGCATTCTCATCAATAAAGGATACAA GTGTGAGTGCACTCCAGGTTATGTAGGTGAGCACTGTGAGTTGGACTTCGACGACTGTAAAGATAACAAATGTCAAAATGGAGGCCATTGCATTGACGCGGTCGACGGGTACACGTGCGTCTGTCCGCAGGGGTACAG TGGGTTGTTCTGCGAGTTTTCCCCCCCGATGGTCCTTCCTCGCACCAGTCCATGCGACAACCACGACTGCCTCAACGGGGCGCAGTGCGTAGTCATGGGAGCGGACCCCCGCTGTCAGTGTCTTCATGGCTATGAGGGAGAACGCTGCGAGACGCTGGTCAGTGTCAACTTTGTCGACCGAGAGTCGTACCTGCAACTCCCGTCCAACCTGATCTCACCGCAGACCAACATCAGCCTGCAG ATTGCTACAGATGAGGACAGTGGGGTGTTGCTGTACAAAGGGGATAATGATCACATTGCCATGGAGCTGTTCAGAGGACGGCTGCGGGTCAGCTACGATACCGGCGCCTACCCTCCGTCAGCCATTTACAG CGTGGAGACGGTGAATGATGGGACTTTCCACGCCGTCGAGCTGGTGGCGTCCGATGACACTCTGTCTCTGTCCATCGACGGGGGGCTGCCAAAATCCATCCACTCCATCAGTAAACAGTCCACACTCAACATCGACTCGCCGCTTTATCTGGGAG GGATGCCTGAACGGACCTCAGCCTCGGGCGGCCTGTCAGCTCTGCAGCACAGCTCCAGTGGACGCAATGGCACCAGCTTCCACGGCTGCCTGCGTAATCTATACATCAACGGGAAGCTCCAGGACCTCGGAGCGGGATCTGGACCTGCAGGCTCGGAGAAGGCGCAGAGCACTGGCAGAAGCTGGCTGGGTCAGGGGGTGGAGCCGGGCTGCCAGCCGTGTCAAAGAGGAGCATGTGAGCAAGGAGACTGCCACCCCACTGGCCATCGGGGATTCACATGCACCTGCCACCCGGGTTGGACTGGAACGTTGTGTGATGAACAAGTCAACAATCCATGCGATGGCAACAA GTGTGTCCACGGGACCTGCTTCGCCATCAACTCCTACTCTTACTCCTGCCGCTGCCAGCCAGGCTTTGCCGGCGTCCTCTGTGACGCGCAGAATCAGGAGTCCTCCGCCGCCTGCAGCCTACTCTACTGCAAACACGGCAAATGTCGAGTGTCAGGGTTGGGCAAGGCGTACTGCGAATGTAACAGCGGCTACACAGGAGAGGCATGTGACAAAG AGGTGGCCTGTCGAGGTGAACGGGTCCGAGATTACTACCAGAGCCAGCAAGGCTACGCGGCGTGCCAAACCCAGGAGAAGGTCTCCCGTCTAGAGTGTCGGGGCAGCTGCACTGGGGGTGCAGACGGACTGGCGACCTGCTGCACCCCCCTACGCAGCAAACGCAGGAAATACACCTTCCAGTGCACCGACGGTTCCTCCTTTGTCCAGGAAGTGGAGAAAGTCGTCAAGTGTGGCTGTACAAAGTGTTCCTCGTAA